ATGACTCTACCTCctctattataaaatttatattttgcttTTAGGGTTAGGATTTATTTTTAGTGGATTTGACATCCATCAAAGTATAAGATAAGTGAACCCCTCCTCATATATGTAATACTACTGTAGTAATGAAGGTAATGACAATTGTACAGGGACCTCATATTGATTTTGACCAAAATTAATTCATCCTGTAGCTATctcaaataaaacaaagtaatcaTGGTTTTGTTTCatacaattttaaaaaataaaatattttcatttaataagaTATTATTGAATTATAAACACCAACAAATTAGATAAAACTTTagcatttaattttattaaaataatatattttattaaagataCATTCCAAATAAGATTGATTGGTGTTAGAATAAAAGATGAGGATTTATATTGCTTGGAGTATAGATTGATCTTTGTTTTCATTAGATTTTATTTCTCTGTTGTGAAGTTCAGGATTCTACTTCTCcataaataatacaaataaatttaTCCAAAATTTGTATATTTAAAAGATGAAAGTTaagattatatttataaaataaaataaattttaaaaatattatattaattcaggaatataatttttgtattattgagtttttttcttttggataaattgaattttattttttaaaaaagaaatgtAACAACATAATTTTCGTCGGTGTCGAAaaaatcaatttcaaaattgaatgTATTAAGTCGAGTTGTCCCAAAAATTTAACCCAGAATTTCATAAGTCAAATATAagattaaaaaatgaaattagcTAGTAATTAAATACAGTGACCAAATTGCAAGGTGAATTAAATGAAGAGATTTAATTAAAACTTAAGGTGCAATATTACCAAGAGCTATAAGGCAATTTAACCATGATAAAGATTGTATTAGTGACAAGCATTGATCCATGAATCCCATCAATTTTCTCATGAATAAACATTAGCCACGTTACTATTAAGACTTTATCCTTCTCttgtaattcaccaaaaatatatatattaaatgataaTAATCCATGATAGTTTAGAGGAGGAGATGAGAACTTGGAGAGATAttagtgtttatttatagtaGAATGTCCCTGCAATATATTTACGAAATCAGATTTTGATTCAATCGGCGAAATCGAGAGATacaataatttcatatattaggGTTTGgagggatcaaattgaataaatgaataaCATGCCCAAAAATATAGTTTGATGTATTTTAAGACTTTAatatttattagaagtagaattttatttcatttatatttttatgtttataaataTAGAATTTGAAGAAACATTGTAAACATCTCTTGTTTTTACTCTatctattcttttatttcataacaattttaaatttgataaaatttaaattattaaaatctaatgttttaataattaaaatttttaaaagaaattatcattatattttcaattaaaattttaataattatatttttttatattttctatgtCCGCTTTTATGGTATATACTTAAGGTTCATGGTTATCTCTCTTAACAATATTGTTTCTAAGATTTGAACCTATGTTATTTTCTTAAAAGTACAATATGTCTTAACAAAGGCAGTACCCAACACTTAATAATGATTTTAAgagataataataattttaacatatttatgataattttaaatattaaattataattttaagagataataataaatttaatatatttatgattttaataattttaaaatcattatcATCTCTTAAAATTATAATTACCCACCACTAACTCTATAAATACTATCTAGAACTTTTTCATCTtattacaaattttattttaaaatgtgtattttTTTCTACTTGTAtcttttattttgaaattgtgaTAAAAAAATTTCCCTCTAATTACCCTGTTCTAGTATGTAAACTTATAGGACACCAAAACCAAATTTAAAACACCAAAAGCACATACCCAAAGCACCTCCAAACATGCTAGGCATAAACATGTCACAATAACATACAAATTCAGCCATCATGCTAGCTTGCTTAGCAATCAAGTCATCAAGCATCCTTATGCATAACCAACATTAATCatggtgatatatatatatatatatatatatatataacatattcaAAAATGTTAAAAACTCATTCTTAGCTTAAGTTAGATCACCAAATGCAAACTAAAAAATGTTAGCATGTGAGACTCCATTTACTCCTACTAATTTAGGTAGATATAAATTCATATAAACTTTAATCAGATTGAGATGAGAGTCTTAGATGCTATCAAAATATTTTGATCTAAATGGAACCTACTCATCACCTCTGCACAAAAACAAACATATTCACACATTGAGCATTGAAATCTCAATGATACTAAAATAATTTGAATTCAAAATGTAACtatgataaaataataagcataacaacaaaaaattataacatgtcattaaataaaaattgcaatataaaataaaattcacaAGATTTAATGTTTTCTTATGAACGGCCCCAAGACTCTTAGTTTACAACTTTTGCATGATCAATCAAACACTTTCTATTTCTCATTTTCATTAACATGTAAATTGGTTCTCTTTCTTTAAATCAAAAATATTTCACTTTCAAGATTTTATTATCGTATATCATAATACATTTTTGTCCCTATTAATCAATTTTGGACTCAAGATTGGATATACAGATTATTACATCGATTTACACTCACGATCTCCAAATCTTTTAGAGGTAGTGATACGTTCTCGGACCTCGGAGCTCTAGAGAACTATCGAATAATATGTAAACGGCATACGTTCCTGATCCTAGGGTTCTAAAAAACTACTAAGTAAGATGTTTCCAACATTAAAGTAACTTTATATAACAAATTCTACGGCGTATCAATTATACTTAAAACTCTATTTGATACCATTTAACAGGACATTGTCATTATCTTTTATCATCAAATTATATGCGAACACAATGTGtattataatatcaaatttaccaatacatatatatatattccacgTTATGTCATTCATAATTAagtcattaaaaataattatcttgTCATTCCATTAAATGTCACTTTCAATTCTTAAGCTTGCTTAATTATAATTTCACaattcattttaatatattaatctTATACATACTATTCATAACACCATAATAATGTTAATGTATATACTTACTTAACAAGTTACCATTTATGCTCAATATCAACATGGCACAAATCTCATTTATGTCAACCTTTATTACTGAAGATTTCACATGTTAAATTACTTAATAATTTTGTGTAATGCATGCAAATTATGCTAGCACAAAATGAATTCTTTTTTAGTTTATGAAATTCAGTTTTGTCTTTAACTTTATTCAATAATCtaaatatgaaaatgaaattagtaATACATTAAATATAGAATTTGTTGAAACAAagtataaatatattttctcaactTCACCTTTTTGTACCCTAATATCTGATTTTCATATCTTCCATTACAATCTAAATCCAACTTTATACATAAACTCTAGAGGTTCACATCACTTTCTCACTAGTTTCCAAGCTTCAACAATAGCCACATTAACCAATCTTAAATCAAACCTTATTCCTACTCTAAATATTATGGTTCCACTCATTCCACTCTCTACTCTCCAGCATTCAACAATGGTAACTTTATGAAACTCTAATAATTTCATGATCTATGGAATGGGTTATAATAATCTAATATCATAAACTAGGAATTTaccaaaaaataaatgaaaaagcttACCAATGCTAAGTATAGCTCACGGCAATAGGAGAAAAACCATgaaattttcttcttttctgtCTTTGTTGCCGTGAAGAAGAAGATGGAATGGTCCACTAAGTTCTTTCATCTTTTGCCTTATAATATCTGATtttcattaattaattaaagtaaaaTTATCTTATCTAATGGTggataattaaacatgaaaaagATAGTGGGAATTAATGGCAATCATCAATACAAGCAACTAACAATGTTTTAGTTATGGTTTGTTAGAAATCAAACCAACTTTCCAAAGTCAAAAATTGCAACCAAAGAGTTTGTATCCAAATTGGCTTCTACCTCATACATCTTGGTTTTCAAATTGAATACAACTTTGCAAATTGGATAAAGCTTATCATGTTGAAAACTTCATGAAAAATCAAGATGGTAGCAACATTGAAAAGTACTACAAGGCAAGGCATGTACAATGGATAAGCATTATCATTTATGATACACTTAAGGGATAAGCAATCATTAAGGTAACTAGACTAtgtctatatatatgtatatatagtttaTGTGTTGTGAGTGTTGAAAAAAATTAgtgagtttgaaaaaaaaaagtgttgtgAGTATAGAAAGAAAAACTAGCAGCAGCTAGTATagagagaaaaaataaaagagtGTTTGTATTGTATTTTGTATTGTGTTTATTTGTGTGTAATAAAATTagtatttgagttttttttattaCGCTTCCAACAAGTGGCATCCGAGCTAGGTTCGTGTTGACGTCGCAATGGGAAACATGATTCAACTGCAGATCCCGAAATTAACAAAGACAAATTATGACAACTGGAGCATCTAGATGAGGGCTTTGCTCGATTCTTAAGATTGTTAGGACGTTGTCGAAGAAGGATATGTCGAGCCCGAAAATGCAGCTACCGAAGCGGCTttgacaaataaaaaaaaaagagcattGAAAAAAGCTCGTAAAAAGGATAAGAGGgcgttttttttttatttttcaaggtGTTGATGAATCAACCTTTGAAAAAAATTTCAGATGCGAAGACATCAAACGAAGCATGGGGAATTTTGCAAAAATCCCTTCAAGGAGCGGAAAAGGCTAAAAAGGTACGCTTACAAACCCTTAGAGCCGAATTTGAGACGCTGAAAATGAAACCGTTGGAAAGTGTTGATGATTATGTTATTCGGGTGAAAGCGGTggtaaatgaaatgaaaagaaatggagaaacACTTGATGATGTTAGAGTAATGGAAAAAAATTTGCGGTCATTGACACGCAAATTTGATTATGTGGTGGTTGCCATTGAAGAGTCAAAAGATTTATCACAAACATCAATCGACGAACTTGAGGGCTCCCTCCAAGCCCATGAGCATAAAATGAAGCTAAATGATGATACTGGAAATTCGAACCAAGTCTTGCAAAGCAAGTTGTTCTTCAACGAAAGTGGAGCTAGGGATAATTTTGGACAAGGTACGAGCAATCGTGGAGGATACCATGGAGGATATAGAGGCAAAAATAGAGGTGGACGAGGAAATCAATCATATGGTAAAGTCCAAACAAGTGACGAATATCAAACATCAAGTCGTGGACAAGGAGCTCGAGGCCGAGGTCGAGACAGAGGTAGATTTCAACTAGGAAATAAATCTCAGGTACAATGTTATAATTGCAATAAATATGGCCATTATAGTTACGAGTGTAGATCAAATTCCAAGATGGATGAGAGAAATCATGTAGCAGCAGCTAAAGAAGAAGAAAACGTGGAATCTAATGTATTCTTCACTTATAAAGAAAGTGACAAATCAAGAAAAAATATTTGGTATCTTGATAATTACACCAACAATCACATGTGTAGCCGAAAAGACTTATTTTCAGAGTTGGATGAGAATATTCATGGACAAGTAACGTTTGGAGATGAATCACATGCCATGGTCAAAGGCAAAGGCAAAGTCACTATTACACAAAAGAATGAAGAAAAGAAGTTCATTTAAGATGTTTATTACGTACCAGCTTTGAAAAGCAACATCATCAGCCTTAGACAGCTTCTAGAAAAAGGATATGAAGTACATATGAAGGATTTCATGCTCACCTTAAAAAATAAGAGTGGTGAATTAATTGCCCAAGTTGATATGACGCGTATCCATCTGTTTACTATTAACATTGAATCTGGAGAGGTGAAATGTATGAAGAATACAATTAAAGATGAAACATGGTTGTGGCATTTAAGGTTCAGGCATCTTGGATTTTCCGGTCTGAAGCTATTGTCAAAAGAAAATTTGGTGAATGGGTTGCCAAAAATTAATCCTCCTGATCAACTGTGTGAAGCCTGCATTAAGGGAAAACAACACATACAGAGTTTTGAAGCGGGAAAAACTCGACGAGCTAGGAGACCATTGGAGATCGTGCACTCCGATATAGCAGGTCCTTTTGATATACCATCATTTGGTGGAAACAGGTACTAtgttacttttattgatgattttagtaAAAAAGGTTGGATATATCTTCTTAAAACAAAATCAGAAGCACTTGACATGTTTATTGAGTTCAAAGCCATGGTAGAAAAATAGAGTGGACATTTCATTAAGATACTTAGAACTGATAGAGATGGTGAGTATACTTCAAAGCTATTTGAAAACTTCTGCAAGAAAGACGGAATTATTCTCCAGTTGACAACTGCGTACATGCCACAACAAAATAGAATCACTGAAAGAAAGAACCGTACTATTCTTGATATGGCAAGAAGCATGGTTAAAGGTAAGCATTTACCAAGAATTTTCTAGGCTGAAGCTGTTCAATGTGCTGTTTATTTGTTGAACCGGTGTCCAATAAAAAGTGTGAAATACAAGACGCCAAATGAAGCTTGGAGCAATCAAAAGCCAGAAGTCAGACATCTCAAGATTTTTGGATGCATTGCATATGCTAATGTTCCTGACCAGACGAGAAAGAAGCTTGACGATAAAGGAGTAAAATGTATTTTCATTGGTTATGAAAAGAGAAGTAAGGCATATAGGTTATACAACCCTCTTACCAAgaaagttattattttaaaagacGTTGAATTCGATGAAGCTGATTATTAGAAATGGagtgaagaagaaaagaaaatttaaggATTATTTTTCAGTGATGACAAAGACGATGACATCATTAATCAAGAACAAGGCGACGATCAAAGCCCTCCTCCAAGTCCTGTTGCAACAACTCCTACAACATCATCATCACCAACCAGCAGCAATACCAGCAACTCAGAGGAAGCACCTGCAAGAATGCGTAGTTTACGCGATGTTTATGAGGTTATAGAACCCATAGAAACAATAATCGATTATTCATTATTCTGTTTGATGACAGAATGTGATCCAATAATATATGAAGATGCAATTAAAGACGTCAAATGGAAGAAGACAATGGATGAAGAAATTGCAGCAATAAGAAGAAATGACACATGGGAGCTAACAAGTTTACCAGAAGGACATAGTCCAATTGGAGTTAAATGGGTGTACAAGACGAAGACCAACAAAGAAAGAAATATGGAGAAATACAAAGCAAGACTAGTTGCAAAAGGCTACAAGTAAAGATATGGTGTAAAATATGATGAAGTATTTGCTCCAGTCACCAGAATTGATACTATAAGGCTTCTTATGGCAGTTGTAGcacaaaataaatggaaaatttatCAGATGAACGTGAAGTCAGCATTCCTTAATGGCTACATGGAAGAAGAAGTCTACATTGAACAACCACCTAGATATTGCAAACAAGGATAAGAAGACAAAGTTTATCGCTTGAAGAAAGCTTTATATGGACTAAAGCAGGCTCCGAGAGCATAGAACAAAAGAATAGATGAATACTTTCAGAAGAACGAGTTCATGAAAAGCCCATACGAGCATCTCTATATACGAAGAAAAATGAAGTTGGTGACATCATGATCGTGTGCTTATATGTGGATGATATGATTTTCACAGGAAACAATCCAGGTATGTTCAATGACTTTAAGAAAACTATGACTAAAGAATTTGAAATGACAGATATAGGTGAAATGTCATACTTTCTTGGAGTTGAAGTGAAACAAATGAAAGATGGAATATTTGTGTCTCAAAAGAAGTATGCAGaacaaattttaagaaaattcaaTATGAAATATTGCAAGCCAGCAGCCACGCCAGCAGAACCAAGAATGAAATTAAGTGTTGATTCATTCAGAGAGCCAGTAAATCCAACGTTGTTTAAAAGTATCATTGGAAGTTTAAGGTACTTGACTATCACACGGCCAGACATCATGTACGCAGTGGGaatagttagcagatacatggagaAGCCAAAACAAAATCACCTGATTGCAGCAAAGAGAATTTTGAGATACATCAAAGGTACGATGGATCAGGGTTTATTTTATACATACTCACAAAGTTCAAAATTGGTTGGTTATTCAGATAGTGATTATGGTGGTGACTTGGATGATCGCAAAAGTACATCCGGATATTTATTCTATATTGGCTCCGCAGCATTTTCATGGTTATCGAAAAAGCAACAAACAGTAGCCCTTTTAACATGTGAAGCAGAATACAAGGCTGTTGCAACATGCACGTGTCAAGCCATTTGGTTGAAGAATATTTTGGGTGAATTATCTATTATACAAGAAGGTCCAATTACAATTTATGTTGACAACAAGTGCACAATATCTCTTGCAAAGAATTCAGTGTCTCATAGTTGAAGCAAGCATATCGATACAAAGTATCATTTTATTCGAAAGcaagtgaaaaataaaaatatggagtTTGTTTACTACAGAACAGAAGATCAATTGGCAGACATTTTTACGAAGCCATTGAAAGCGGACATATTCCATAAACTCAAAGAAAAGCTTGGAATGAAAAGTTCGGTTTGAGGGGGAGTGTTAGAAATCAAACCAACTTTTCAAAGTCAAAAATTGCAACCAAAGAGTTTGTATCTAAATTGGCTTCTACCTCATACATCTTGGTTTTCAAATTGAATACAACTTTGCAAATTGGATAAAGCTTATCATGTTGGAAACTTCATGAAAAATCGAGATGATAGCAACATTGAAAAGTTCTACAAGGCAAGGCATGTACAATGGATAAGCATTATCATTTATGATATACTTAAGGGATAAGTAATCATTAAGGTAACTAGACTAtgtctatatatatgtatatatagtttaTGTGTTGTGAGTGTTGAAAAGAAATTAGTAAGTTTGAGAAAAAAAAGTGTTGTGAGTATAGAAAGAAAAACTAGCAATAGCTAGTATagagagaaaaaataaaagagtGTTTGTATTGTATTTTGTATTGTGTTTATTTGTGTGTAATAAAATTagtatttgagttttttttattaCGCTTCCAACATGGTTTAATAGCATTTAAGGACTTTGGTTAATGACCCATTTAATCCATCAATTCTAGTCTCCTTGCAATGTAGTCCTTATACCTTACTTATTATTGACCAACCTTCCAAACTAGTCCTTGTACTTTTCTTAATAATTTATCTAATTTATTTGCTTAATAATTCTAATCTCTAATTCCATAATTGTCGCATAAACTCCTCGATAAAATTTTCAGACTAACTCGACTTAAGAAATTTAGTTTTGAAACAATACTTTCTGATACCATCGAAAATTAAATCGTTGCACTACTTTTGTTAAATGATATCAAAGTTGATGTCATGGCAGTCATTAGCATGGTTCTAAACCATTCATCTTCTGATTTTGCTTCTTGAACCTTTGGTTGATGATTGCAGGCTTTTATGGGGATCATTCCAAAATAATCATCTGTATGTGTGGATGCTTTAACTCGAAAAGAAAGCAACCTTTATGTGCTTACTAGCTTTTATCTAGATAATTCTACTAGAGATTATGTTTCTAATTCCACTATGCCAAACTTTATGTCTTTCCTCGTTAAAGCCGATAGAGCTGAAATATTCTATGTTTCGTACTGTTATTTGATCTATGACGTGCTCTTTATGACCAGAAAAGAAACCCACTAATGGGGTTGTCGACTCGATTGGTAAAGGTTTTAGGGCTGAGATTTGCCTAGTTAATTGGTATTGCAACCCGTCTCGTGCTCTCTCATGCTTGCTAGAGAGATGTTCTTGTAACTCAATCTAAAGAAAATGTTATTTCAGACTTTAAACTTTTTTAATTAATCTGATATTAGCAATTACAAAATTGAACTCCATTGTTGGCTCATTGATCAGGCTGTTTACCCCACAACCCACATCGTAGGTTGGAGTTGAAGGGATTATTCTTTTTATGCAGTGTGCGTTGACAATAATTTGCTCCGGCTAATGATGTGTCGTAAAAAAAACAAttagaaaattaaaagaaaagagaaaaagttgGAAAGTTGATGAGTGGCAGCGCTAGTGCAGGGCACATGAGGGAATGGGAATATTAGGAAAGTTTGGAAATTAGGGGGTTAAGAAGGTATGAACAAAATAGAAGGTGTGGAACATAAGATGACAAAAAGACAAAACATACCTGAGTTCACGGGTTTGGTTTGTTCATCATCTAAAAGGGTAAAAAGtagaaacataaaaaaataataataaaagttgaGAAAAAGTTCACGGGTTCCCATTTGCATTGATTTCATCTTCCCCACCTTGCCCAACAACTGCTTCACTTCATCGATCCAATCTCCAACTCCTCCATTTTGGAAAG
This window of the Gossypium arboreum isolate Shixiya-1 chromosome 12, ASM2569848v2, whole genome shotgun sequence genome carries:
- the LOC108477982 gene encoding uncharacterized protein LOC108477982, with amino-acid sequence MNQPLKKISDAKTSNEAWGILQKSLQGAEKAKKVRLQTLRAEFETLKMKPLESVDDYVIRVKAVVNEMKRNGETLDDVRVMEKNLRSLTRKFDYVVVAIEESKDLSQTSIDELEGSLQAHEHKMKLNDDTGNSNQVLQSKLFFNESGARDNFGQGTSNRGGYHGGYRGKNRGGRGNQSYGKVQTSDEYQTSSRGQGARGRGRDRGRFQLGNKSQVQCYNCNKYGHYSYECRSNSKMDERNHVAAAKEEENVESNVFFTYKESDKSRKNIWYLDNYTNNHMCSRKDLFSELDENIHGQVTFGDESHAMVKGKGKVTITQKNEEKKFI